A genomic region of Arachis hypogaea cultivar Tifrunner chromosome 5, arahy.Tifrunner.gnm2.J5K5, whole genome shotgun sequence contains the following coding sequences:
- the LOC112800582 gene encoding uncharacterized protein — translation MKSSNNSSSSSMKLGSFLSPDMQNHSERSIGSQKGWNSERVVLNQTSRIRRHSGLTSFNSGRRTMPSKWDDAERWICSPVSGYGSSSNNNNNNNNNRNSYSQSQLQRRPKSKSGPIMPPGTSSSSYYSNYSPTIPLRQGLLVRNLMVGSPFTTGVLAPDALSLHHFDAHDNDFGPRFDIGNVMQQYSSGSVLNDNNGVLAPMWNQLLCDPSSPNSQDENPKNEETPTMSPFSRRDQGTQMSPPESEDDANSSPISAMDQTHGNSGKLEVRDVEVDSEATVIRWPKGHATKLNSFQESNTEIQTSCLDIPESTMDITKIQKEEAKIVAWESQQKAKAEAAIRKLEMKLEKKRSSSMDKILNKLRRAQMKAEKMRSSKAMPQKQEQGQQGKQNSKPLKVFSLPKYVQLWSPSRCFSTYDD, via the exons ATGAAGAGTAGTAATAATAGCTCTAGTTCCTCCATGAAACTGGGCTCATTTCTAAGCCCAGATATGCAAAATCATAGTGAAAGAAGCATTGGGAGCCAAAAGGGATGGAATTCAGAGAGAGTAGTGTTGAATCAAACAAGCAGAATCAGAAGGCATTCTGGTTTGACATCATTCAACagtggaagaagaacaatgcCTTCTAAATGGGATGATGCTGAGAGATGGATTTGTAGCCCAGTTTCAGGATAtggcagcagcagcaacaacaacaacaacaacaacaacaacagaaatTCATATTCACAATCACAACTTCAAAGGCGTCCAAAATCAAAGAGTGGTCCAATTATGCCTCCaggaacatcatcatcatcctacTACTCGAACTATTCACCTACAATTCCACTGCGCCAAGGCTTGCTTGTAAGGAACTTGATGGTTGGTTCACCTTTCACAACAGGAGTCTTGGCACCAGATGCTCTctctcttcatcattttgatgcaCATGACAATGATTTTGGTCCCCGTTTCGACATCGGCAATGTTATGCAACAATATTCTTCTGGTTCTGTGCTCAATGACAATAATGGTGTTCTGGCTCCGATGTGGAATCAATTGTTATGTGACCCATCTTCGCCTAATTCTCAAG ATGAGAACCCTAAGAATGAGGAGACCCCCACAATGTCACCTTTCTCAAGACGTGATCAGGGTACCCAGATGAGCCCTCCGGAGAGCGAGGACGATGCGAATTCATCGCCGATATCAGCCATGGATCAGACACATGGAAATTCTGGTAAGTTAGAGGTTAGAGATGTTGAGGTTGATAGTGAGGCCACTGTTATTAGGTGGCCTAAAGGTCATGCAACAAAGCTCAACTCCTTTCAAGAAAGTAATACTGAAATCCAAACTTCATGTTTGGATATTCCAGAGTCCACCATGGACATAACCAA GATTCAGAAAGAGGAAGCCAAAATCGTTGCATGGGAAAGCCAGCAGAAGGCAAAGGCTGAAGCAGCAATACGCAAACTCGAG ATGAAACTGGAAAAGAAGAGATCATCATCAATGGATAAGATTCTAAACAAGCTGAGAAGGGCGCAGATGAAAGCTGAAAAGATGAGAAGCTCAAAGGCAATGCCTCAAAAACAAGAACAAGGACAACAGGGGAAGCAGAATTCCAAGCCTCTCAAGGTTTTTTCATTACCAAAATATGTTCAGTTATGGTCTCCAAGCAGATGCTTTAGCACTTATGATGACTGA
- the LOC140184551 gene encoding uncharacterized protein codes for MKICDDEDIIDKNLPKELSTNLPSNVSEDGCNNYLEISENVANLKTDCDTESSMDVVEECISSLKYKTPSKNITNGLKNSPLSLNEDEEEGQLSTNRFSRKMGKRQKCVNLDADI; via the exons ATGAAAATCTGTGATGATGAGGATATCATTGACAAAAATCTTCCCAAAGAGTTGTCTACTAATCTTCCGAGTAATGTCAGT GAAGATGGCTGCAACAACTATTTGGAAATTTCAGAAAATGTGGCTAATCTTAAAACTGATTGTGATACTGAGTCTTCTATG GATGTTGTGGAGGAGTGCATCTCATCCCTCAAGTACAAAACACCATCCAAAAATATTACCAATGGATTGAAGAATTCTCCTCTAAGTCTGAATGAAGATGAGGAAGAAGGCCAGCTATCAACCAACAGGTTCAGTAGGAAGATGGGAAAGAGACAGAAATGTGTTAACCTTGATGCAGATATATGa
- the LOC112803218 gene encoding uncharacterized protein encodes MENIQKMEKANASIARRERRAIIEEKRKKARISNEVHTGSQKECRNPLQTINLNSDTSSSGEIHTYLKNKRKVDVSNLYDNIRTPTKKIMGPTISRDSELNHMMGTPLSRKENNIYWKNGDTSIQTSIRLEGTVNNEPNLGFPVERNLASKTPDSRDDAKNARRERALKLAGKRHTIHKKSAGGRRDSSIIELDLSSITSTQEVSLDQSTNPDIGKMNNMEVNSFRCSNEFSVEQRKFIRGPTTSPPAVGSNTRTLQAGKGPEYLSIGDPMHQCEYCNALFWYDERTNKHYKATEPKYTNCCKGGQVQIPHLQDAPKELYNLLYEDSPKSKHFRDNIRAYNNMFQFTSMGAKIDRSINRSKGPATFILCGENYHLMGSLIPPEGNVAKFAQLYVYDTQNEIQNCMNIFSRAENQLIHEDIVKDLKKMLDEHNVLVKAFRMVRESMRVDSRNSVKLRLLGKRGKDGRRYNLPSTNEIAALIVGDFDIDKNDRDIVVETQTGKLQRINQLNPAYLGLQYPLLFPYGEDGFKEDISLSKPTSNDGKGRQHMSMRDFFAFRIQERLADGSPLLYSRRLFQQFLVDAYSMIESSRLNYIRHNQDKFRCEMYKRIKDAVLNGETTPSCKGKRIILPSSFTGGPRYMIQNYQDAMAICKVVGYPDLFITFTCNPKWPELEDFFDNRELRAEDRPDMVCRAFKVKLDCLIKDIKANRIFGRVSADDKYPTGEEIDQIISAEIPDREKDPVYFDAVEKHMMHGPCGNFRKQSPCMENGKCIRHFPKRFVDETTVDEDGYPLYRRRDDGRIINKSGVDLDNRYVVPHNRFLLLRYGAHINVEWCNQSRSIKYLFKYVNKGNDRVTTAFYKSVGEDVESDEIDEISMYYDCRYISPCEAVWRIFGYSIHYRDPSVVRLGFHLPDEQNVIFKDHDNLDEVAREASVKESMFLGWFEANKEYREARSLTFAELPTKFVWKAQERIWVPRKSHAVIGRIFFVPPGSGEIYYLRLLLNLVKGPTCYEDIRTVDGTVYSTFRDACYARGLLDDDREYIDAIQEANNWGSGEYLRKLFATLLFSNSMTRPEYVWDNTWHILSDDILHRQKRILDNPDLSLTEQELKDLTLIDIENKLKTYNKSLKEFSSMPFPDMEMCSSHLVSSGINRLISDEQQYDRHRLADEHSLYLQQLTDEQHHVYDRIMQSVNDGVGGVYFLYGYGGTGKTFVWKTLASGLRSRGQIVLTVASSGIAALLLPGGRTAHSRFAISLNVDEFSTCNIKQGSALAELIIKTKLIIWDEAPMVNKHCIEALDRTMRDLLRFKNVHSEEQPFGGKTIVFGGDFRQILPVIPKGSRQDIVNATINSSYIWNSCNMLKLTRNMRLQADDANVHSSELKDFAEWILSIGNGKCEESKDGIDTIQIPNDILIKEWEDPIAAICRAIYPEMFWPSNSVYEVEDRAILAPTLQIVDEINRYMMSLNPRESQTYYSSDKACPTEPSNELIASIHTPEFLNTIRCSGIPNHELTVKVGTPIMLLRNIDHSAGLCNGTRLVITKLGKHIIEAKSMTGKNAGQKVFIPRMTLSPSDHRIHSSFNADSFL; translated from the exons ATGGAGAATATACAAAAGATGGAAAAAGCAAATGCTTCCATAGCAAGAAGAGAAAGGAGAGCTATTAttgaagagaagaggaagaaggcaaGGATATCAAACGAAGTTCACACTGGTTCTCAAAAGGAGTGCAGAAATCCTCTTCAAACAATAAACTTAAACTCAGACACATCCTCTTCAG GAGAAATACATacatatttaaagaacaagaggaaagTTGATGTGTCAAATCTGTATGATAATATTAGGACACCAACAAAGAAGATAATGGGACCGACAATATCTCGAGATAGTGAACTAAATCATATGATGGGAACTCCTTTGTCAA GAAAAGAGAATAATATTTATTGGAAAAATGGTGACACAAGCATACAAACTTCCATAAGGTTAGAAGGCACGGTCAACAACGAACCTAATTTGGGTTTTCCTGTAGAAAGAAATCTAGCAAGCAAGACACCTGACTCGAGAG ATGATGCCAAGAATGCCAGACGAGAGAGAGCTTTGAAACTAGCTGGAAAAAGGCATACCATTCATAAAAAATCTGCGGGAG GCAGGAGAGATTCTAGCATTATTGAACTAGACTTGAGCTCAATAACAAGTACACAAGAAGTTAGTCTCGATCAAAGTACAAATCCAGACATAGGGAAAATGAACAATATGGAGGTTAATTCATTTCGGTGCAGCAATGAGTTTTCAg TAGAGCAAAGGAAGTTTATTAGGGGACCAACGACATCGCCACCAGCTGTAGGATCCAACACACGAACACTACAAGCTGGAAAAG GTCCTGAATACTTGAGCATTGGAGATCCAATGCATCAATGTGAGTATTGTAATGCACTCTTTTGGTATGATGAACGCACAAACAAGCACTACAAAGCAACTGAACCTAAATACACAAATTGTTGCAAAGGAGGCCAAGTTCAAATACCCCATTTACAAGATGCTCCAAAGGAACTATACAATTTGTTGTATGAAGATAGTCCTAAAAGCAAGCACTTTCGTGACAACATTAGAGCTTATAATAACATGTTCCAATTCACTTCAATGGGTGCAAAGATAGACCGAAGCATCAATCGCAGCAAAGGACCGGCTACCTTCATTCTTTGTGGAGAAAATTATCACTTGATGGGTAGCCTCATACCACCAGAAGGCAATGTCGCCAAGTTTGCTCAGCTATATGTGTATGATACACAGAATGAAATCCAGAATTGTATGAACATTTTCAG CAGAGCAGAAAACCAGTTAATTCATGAAGATATTGTAAAGGATTTAAAGAAGATGCTAGACGAGCACAATGTCCTGGTAAAGGCCTTTCGTATGGTTAGGGAGTCGATGAGAGTTGACTCACGTAATTCTGTGAAGCTTAGGCTCTTGGGTAAAAGGGGTAAGGATGGTAGACGCTATAATCTTCCGTCAACAAATGAGATTGCTGCATTAATAGTGGGTGATTTTGATATTGATAAGAATGACAGAGACATTGTCGTAGAGACACAGACTGGGAAATTACAACGGATTAATCAACTTAATCCAGCTTATCTTGGATTACAATACCCTCTTTTATTTCCTTATGGTGAGGATGGTTTCAAGGAAGATATCTCTCTCAGCAAACCTACATCTAATGATGGAAAAGGGAGACAACACATGTCTATGAGAGATTTTTTTGCTTTTAGAATACAAGAGAGACTAGCAGATGGATCTCCATTGTTGTATTCAAGGAGGCTCTTCCAACAGTTCTTGGTGGATGCTTATTCAATGATTGAATCATCTAGATTGAATTATATACGTCATAATCAAGACAAATTTAGATGTGAAATGTACAAACGAATAAAAGATGCTGTTTTGAATGGTGAAACTACACCCTCATGTAAAGGGAAGCGAATTATACTACCTTCTTCATTTACTGGTGGTCCTAGGTATATGATACAGAATTATCAAGATGCAATGGCAATTTGCAAAGTTGTGGGTTATCCAGACCTATTTATTACATTTACATGTAATCCTAAATGGCCAGAGCTTGAAGATTTTTTTGACAATAGAGAACTACGTGCAGAAGATAGACCAGACATGGTTTGCAGGGCTTTTAAGGTGAAGTTGGATTGTCTTATCAAGGACATCAAAGCAAATCGCATTTTTGGGAGGGTTAGTGCAG ATGATAAATATCCCACTGGAGAAGAGATAGACCAGATTATTTCAGCTGAGATTCCAGATAGAGAAAAAGATCCTGTTTATTTTGATGCCGTTGAAAAACATATGATGCATGGTCCATGTGGCAATTTTAGAAAACAATCACCGTGCATGGAAAATGGAAAATGCATAAGGCACTTTCCAAAAAGATTTGTTGATGAGACAACAGTTGATGAAGATGGCTATCCATTATACAGGCGCAGAGATGATGGGAGGATTATTAATAAAAGTGGTGTTGATCTCGATAACCGTTACGTAGTCCCACATAATAGATTTTTGCTGCTGAGGTATGGTGCACACATTAATGTTGAGTGGTGTAATCAATCGAGATcaattaaatatttgtttaagTATGTGAATAAAGGGAATGATCGTGTAACTACTGCATTTTACAAAAGTGTTGGTGAAGACGTAGAAAGTGATGAAATCGATGAGATTAGTATGTACTATGATTGTAGATACATATCTCCATGTGAAGCAGTTTGGAGGATTTTCGGTTATAGCATTCACTATAGAGATCCTTCAGTCGTTAGGTTGGGGTTTCATTTGCCGGATGAGCAAAATGTGATATTCAAAGACCATGACAACTTAGATGAGGTAGCTAGAGAGGCTTCGGTAAAGGAATCTATGTTTCTTGGTTGGTTTGAAGCAAATAAAGAATATCGAGAGGCTAGGTCCCTAACATTTGCTGAGCTTCCTACTAAGTTTGTATGGAAAGCCCAAGAACGGATATGGGTTCCACGAAAATCGCATGCAGTCATTGGAAGAATTTTTTTTGTGCCTCCTGGATCTGGTGAAATTTACTATTTAAGACTACTGTTGAATTTAGTCAAAGGCCCTACTTGCTATGAAGATATCAGAACTGTTGACGGAACTGTGTACTCaactttcagagatgcatgttatgcaCGTGGCCTTTTAGATGATGACAGAGAATATATTGATGCAATACAAGAAGCAAATAATTGGGGTTCCGGAGAATATTTGAGAAAATTGTTTGCAACacttttgttttcaaattctaTGACAAGGCCAGAATATGTATGGGACAACACGTGGCATATTTTATCTGATGATATTCTACATAGGCAAAAAAGAATTCTTGACAATCCAG ATTTAAGTTTAACAGAGCAGGAATTGAAGGATCTAACTCTTATAGATATTGAGAATAAATTGAAGACTTACAACAAGAGTCTAAAAGAGTTCTCTTCCATGCCATTTCCAGATATGGAAATGTGTTCCTCTCATTTGGTTTCAAGCGGCATCAATCGGTTAATTTCTGATGAGCAACAATATGATAGACACAGATTAGCTGATGAACATAGCCTTTATTTACAACAGCTGACAGATGAACAACATCATGTTTATGATAGGATTATGCAATCTGTCAATGATGGAGTAGGTGGTGTTTACTTTTTATATGGATATGGTGGAACAGGAAAAACTTTTGTTTGGAAGACATTGGCATCAGGGTTAAGATCAAGAGGTCAAATTGTCTTGACGGTAGCTTCAAGTGGCATAGCTGCTTTGTTATTACCGGGTGGTAGAACAGCTCATTCAAGATTTGCAATATCACTTAATGTTGATGAGTTTTCCACTTGCAATATAAAACAGGGCAGTGCATTGGCAGAATTGATCATAAAAACAAAACTTATTATTTGGGATGAAGCTCCCATGGTCAATAAGCATTGTATAGAAGCACTTGATAGGACAATGCGAGATTTATTGAGATTCAAGAATGTTCATAGTGAAGAGCAAccttttggagggaaaacaatTGTGTTTGGTGGTGACTTTAGACAAATACTCCCTGTTATACCCAAAGGAAGCAGGCAGGATATTGTGAATGCGACTATCAATTCATCCTACATTTGGAATAGTTGCAACATGTTGAAACTAACAAGAAATATGCGGCTACAAGCGGATGATGCTAATGTACATTCGTCTGAGTTAAAGGATTTTGCAGAATGGATACTAAGCATTGGCAATGGTAAATGCGAGGAGTCTAAAGATGGAATTGATACAATTCAAATTCCCAATGACATTCTGATAAAAGAATGGGAGGATCCTATAGCTGCTATATGTAGAGCAATTTATCCCGAGATGTTTTGGCCTTCAAATTCTGTCTATGAAGTCGAAGATCGAGCTATCCTTGCCCCAACATTGCAAATAGTAGATGAGATTAACCGATACATGATGAGTTTAAATCCACGTGAATCACAAACATACTATAGTTCTGACAAAGCATGTCCAACAGAGCCATCTAATGAGTTAATCGCATCAATACACACTCCAGAATTTCTAAACACAATTAGGTGTTCGGGGATTCCAAACCATGAGTTGACAGTCAAGGTAGGAACACCTATCATGTTACTACGGAATATTGATCACTCGGCTGGATTATGCAATGGAACCCGATTGGTGATAACAAAGCTAGGAAAACACATTATTGAAGCTAAAAGCATGACAGGAAAGAATGCTGGTCAGAAAGTTTTTATTCCAAGGATGACCCTTAGTCCATCTGACCATAGAATACATTCAAGTTTCAACGCAGACAGTTTCCTATAA
- the LOC112800583 gene encoding zeaxanthin epoxidase, chloroplastic isoform X1, whose protein sequence is MASTLYYNTLNPSTAAISIHPKQDVSIFVTFNGYHHFGCRTRTTTMHQQPRRNKKLRPVKATVAEAAPKPKHQTVADNGGDRKAQSKKQLRILVAGGGIGGLVLALAAKRKGFEVIVFEKDMSAIRGEGQYRGPIQIQSNALAALEAIDLDVADQVMRVGCITGDRINGLVDGVSGSWYIKFDTFTPAVERGLPVTRVISRMALQEILACAVGEDSIMNDCHVVDFIDHGNKVTVQLENGQKYEGDLLVGADGIWSKVRKKLFGVTEATYSGYTCYTGIADFVPADIESVGYRVFLGHKQYFVSSDVGGGKMQWYAFHQEPAGGVDAPNGKKERLLKIFEGWCDNVTDLLLATEEEAILRRDIYDRTPTMTWGKGCVTLLGDSIHAMQPNMGQGGCMAIEDGYQLAWELDNAWEQSIKSGSKIDINSSLRRYERERRLRVAIIHGMARMAAMMASTYRAYLGVGLGPLEFLTKYRIPHPGRVGGKFFIQKMMPMMLSWVLGGNSSKLEGRPVCCRLSDKANDQLHTWFVDDDALERTINGEWFLLPCGDEGGHLNPISLIQDEMKPCIIGNTQKEDYPGISITIPLPEVSETHAQIRYKDGAFFLTDLLSVHGTWITNNEGRRYRIPPNDQARVRPSDVIDFGSQKASFRVKVIRSAPRASQREGEPIYQV, encoded by the exons ATGGCTTCTACTTTGTATTACAACACTCTCAACCCTTCCACGGCAGCTATCTCAATTCACCCTAAGCAGGATGTGTCAATTTTTGTCACCTTCAATGGGTATCACCACTTTGGATGCAGAACAAGAACTACAACCATGCATCAGCAGCCcaggaggaacaagaaattgaggCCTGTCAAAGCCACGGTGGCCGAGGCAGCACCGAAGCCAAAGCATCAAACTGTGGCTGACAATGGTGGGGATCGAAAGGCTCAGAGCAAGAAGCAGCTTCGGATACTTGTGGCGGGTGGTGGGATTGGGGGGTTGGTTCTTGCTTTGGCTGCAAAGAGAAAGGGGTTTGAGGTGATAGTGTTTGAGAAAGATATGAGTGCTATAAGAGGGGAGGGTCAGTATAGGGGTCCAATTCAGATACAGAGCAATGCTCTTGCTGCTTTAGAAGCCATTGATTTGGATGTTGCTGATCAAGTTATGAGAGTTGGTTGCATCACTGGTGATAGGATCAATGGCCTTGTTGATGGGGTTTCTGGCTCTTG GTACATCAAATTTGACACATTCACTCCTGCAGTGGAACGAGGGCTTCCAGTCACTAGAGTTATTAGTCGAATGGCCTTGCAAGAAATCCTTGCTTGCGCAGTTGGGGAAGATTCCATTATGAATGACTGCCATGTTGTTGACTTTATTGATCATGGAAACAAG GTAACAGTTCAGCTGGAGAACGGTCAGAAATATGAGGGAGATCTATTGGTTGGAGCAGATGGTATATGGTCCAAG GTGAGGAAGAAGCTATTTGGGGTGACAGAAGCTACTTACTCTGGCTACACTTGTTATACTGGTATTGCAGATTTTGTGCCTGCTGATATTGAATCTGTTGG GTATCGGGTATTTTTAGGACACAAGCAATACTTTGTATCTTCAGATGTTGGTGGTGGAAAGATGCAATGGTATGCATTTCATCAAGAGCCTGCTGGTGGTGTTGATGCCCCTAATG GAAAAAAGGAAAGGCTGCTTAAGATCTTCGAAGGCTGGTGTGATAATGTAACAGATTTGCTACTTGCCACAGAAGAAGAGGCTATTCTGCGGCGAGATATCTACGACAGGACACCAACAATGACCTGGGGAAAGGGATGTGTGACTTTGCTTGGTGACTCTATCCATGCTATGCAACCAAATATGGGCCAAGGAGGATGCATGGCTATTGAG GATGGTTATCAACTTGCTTGGGAGTTGGACAATGCTTGGGAACAAAGTATAAAATCAGGATCTAAGATTGACATTAACTCCTCCTTGAGGAG ATACGAGAGAGAAAGAAGGCTACGAGTTGCCATTATTCATGGAATGGCTAGAATGGCAGCTATGATGGCTTCCACCTACAGAGCATACTTGGGAGTTGGTCTTGGCCCTTTAGAG TTTTTGACCAAATATCGGATACCACACCCAGGAAGAGTTGGAGGAAAGTTTTTCATTCAGAAGATGATGCCTATGATGTTGAGTTGGGTCTTAGGTGGCAATAG CTCCAAGCTTGAAGGTAGACCAGTATGTTGCAGGCTCTCAGACAAA GCAAATGACCAGTTACACACATGGTTTGTAGACGATGATGCTCTTGAGCGTACTATTAATGGAGA GTGGTTTTTATTACCATGCGGAGATGAAGGAGGTCATTTGAATCCCATAAGTTTAATTCAAGATGAGATGAAACCCTGCATAATCGG GAACACACAGAAAGAAGATTACCCGGGCATTTCAATTACAATACCCTTACCTGAG GTTTCTGAGACGCATGCTCAAATTCGCTATAAGGACGGTGCATTTTTCTTGACCGATCTGCTTAGTGTTCATGGCACCTGGATCACTAA
- the LOC112800583 gene encoding zeaxanthin epoxidase, chloroplastic isoform X2 has product MASTLYYNTLNPSTAAISIHPKQDVSIFVTFNGYHHFGCRTRTTTMHQQPRRNKKLRPVKATVAEAAPKPKHQTVADNGGDRKAQSKKQLRILVAGGGIGGLVLALAAKRKGFEVIVFEKDMSAIRGEGQYRGPIQIQSNALAALEAIDLDVADQVMRVGCITGDRINGLVDGVSGSWYIKFDTFTPAVERGLPVTRVISRMALQEILACAVGEDSIMNDCHVVDFIDHGNKVTVQLENGQKYEGDLLVGADGIWSKVRKKLFGVTEATYSGYTCYTGIADFVPADIESVGYRVFLGHKQYFVSSDVGGGKMQWYAFHQEPAGGVDAPNGKKERLLKIFEGWCDNVTDLLLATEEEAILRRDIYDRTPTMTWGKGCVTLLGDSIHAMQPNMGQGGCMAIEDGYQLAWELDNAWEQSIKSGSKIDINSSLRRYERERRLRVAIIHGMARMAAMMASTYRAYLGVGLGPLEFLTKYRIPHPGRVGGKFFIQKMMPMMLSWVLGGNSSKLEGRPVCCRLSDKANDQLHTWFVDDDALERTINGEWFLLPCGDEGGHLNPISLIQDEMKPCIIGNTQKEDYPGISITIPLPEVSETHAQIRYKDGAFFLTDLLSVHGTWITNNEGRRYRIPPNDQARVRPSDVIDFGSQKASFRVKVIRSAPRASQREGEPIYQ; this is encoded by the exons ATGGCTTCTACTTTGTATTACAACACTCTCAACCCTTCCACGGCAGCTATCTCAATTCACCCTAAGCAGGATGTGTCAATTTTTGTCACCTTCAATGGGTATCACCACTTTGGATGCAGAACAAGAACTACAACCATGCATCAGCAGCCcaggaggaacaagaaattgaggCCTGTCAAAGCCACGGTGGCCGAGGCAGCACCGAAGCCAAAGCATCAAACTGTGGCTGACAATGGTGGGGATCGAAAGGCTCAGAGCAAGAAGCAGCTTCGGATACTTGTGGCGGGTGGTGGGATTGGGGGGTTGGTTCTTGCTTTGGCTGCAAAGAGAAAGGGGTTTGAGGTGATAGTGTTTGAGAAAGATATGAGTGCTATAAGAGGGGAGGGTCAGTATAGGGGTCCAATTCAGATACAGAGCAATGCTCTTGCTGCTTTAGAAGCCATTGATTTGGATGTTGCTGATCAAGTTATGAGAGTTGGTTGCATCACTGGTGATAGGATCAATGGCCTTGTTGATGGGGTTTCTGGCTCTTG GTACATCAAATTTGACACATTCACTCCTGCAGTGGAACGAGGGCTTCCAGTCACTAGAGTTATTAGTCGAATGGCCTTGCAAGAAATCCTTGCTTGCGCAGTTGGGGAAGATTCCATTATGAATGACTGCCATGTTGTTGACTTTATTGATCATGGAAACAAG GTAACAGTTCAGCTGGAGAACGGTCAGAAATATGAGGGAGATCTATTGGTTGGAGCAGATGGTATATGGTCCAAG GTGAGGAAGAAGCTATTTGGGGTGACAGAAGCTACTTACTCTGGCTACACTTGTTATACTGGTATTGCAGATTTTGTGCCTGCTGATATTGAATCTGTTGG GTATCGGGTATTTTTAGGACACAAGCAATACTTTGTATCTTCAGATGTTGGTGGTGGAAAGATGCAATGGTATGCATTTCATCAAGAGCCTGCTGGTGGTGTTGATGCCCCTAATG GAAAAAAGGAAAGGCTGCTTAAGATCTTCGAAGGCTGGTGTGATAATGTAACAGATTTGCTACTTGCCACAGAAGAAGAGGCTATTCTGCGGCGAGATATCTACGACAGGACACCAACAATGACCTGGGGAAAGGGATGTGTGACTTTGCTTGGTGACTCTATCCATGCTATGCAACCAAATATGGGCCAAGGAGGATGCATGGCTATTGAG GATGGTTATCAACTTGCTTGGGAGTTGGACAATGCTTGGGAACAAAGTATAAAATCAGGATCTAAGATTGACATTAACTCCTCCTTGAGGAG ATACGAGAGAGAAAGAAGGCTACGAGTTGCCATTATTCATGGAATGGCTAGAATGGCAGCTATGATGGCTTCCACCTACAGAGCATACTTGGGAGTTGGTCTTGGCCCTTTAGAG TTTTTGACCAAATATCGGATACCACACCCAGGAAGAGTTGGAGGAAAGTTTTTCATTCAGAAGATGATGCCTATGATGTTGAGTTGGGTCTTAGGTGGCAATAG CTCCAAGCTTGAAGGTAGACCAGTATGTTGCAGGCTCTCAGACAAA GCAAATGACCAGTTACACACATGGTTTGTAGACGATGATGCTCTTGAGCGTACTATTAATGGAGA GTGGTTTTTATTACCATGCGGAGATGAAGGAGGTCATTTGAATCCCATAAGTTTAATTCAAGATGAGATGAAACCCTGCATAATCGG GAACACACAGAAAGAAGATTACCCGGGCATTTCAATTACAATACCCTTACCTGAG GTTTCTGAGACGCATGCTCAAATTCGCTATAAGGACGGTGCATTTTTCTTGACCGATCTGCTTAGTGTTCATGGCACCTGGATCACTAA